A stretch of DNA from Thunnus thynnus chromosome 16, fThuThy2.1, whole genome shotgun sequence:
TTGCTTTTGGGAGgaattttcaccaacagtaataaagttgttaaattaaacagcatgtctgagcaACAATCAAAAATTAACTAACAACACCTAATGCCTGAAACTATATATGATACCAAATGATcttagttttgtccagtgaagtTGTTTTCAATCCTGTGACGTTGGGATcgtttaaactataaatactaaccACTCTCCACCTCACCGactccactactgctgctggGCTGCTGCTAGTCAACAATGCATACAGCTGCAAGTTGAGGTTTGCCAGATCATCAAGTCAAGTATCCCCCATACcctgctctttcactctccATCATGATAGTGaacttttttgcagaaaacacacaaatctggCAACTCTACAGAGATCTTACCGGCTAGATAGTTTGagatcagtaaaaaaaatattggtaggGACAATGGTATTGATAAGGACATGTACCTACCGTCCATACCCAAATCTATGCCCATTGCACTTGGGTTAAAAAGTCTACAAACCATGTGATTTCTACGTGATTGATTTGTGGAAAGTAAACAAGACTGTGTGAATCATGAATCATGGGTGAATTAATATTAAtctgccattttttttaaatccctgcattttatagttttagaacataaatgcattaaaataatgaaaaaaagctGTATTTAACAGTCGTAGGTTGCTGCCATAGTTTTTATTATGAGGCTGCTTAAAAGTTACACATCCACTACCGTGTAAACGAGTTACCATGGCAACCCCACCCCTGCTGTCTCAACATAGAGCGTAACGTCGATTTAGCGTTAGCAAAGCTAGATTTCTACACGTATTTAACTTTCTTACGTGTATTCAAACGTACTCTCTATTTTCTGTAACttaaaaaaagcatatgataaaaactgaaatcaacGAAATGAAACTGGGAAAACAATAATAGCCGCCTACCTGGTAAAAGACGAGTTTTGGAAAATGTTTCTCTGCGACGACGCGTCTTCCAAACTCGTTTTATCTTCGCTGACAAGATACTCTGCGGCTTATTTGGTGAGATTATGAGGTCTGGTGTTGAAATAAAGTTGACACGAGTCTTTGTTTGACACCTGACACGAAAGCAAGtgtcttttgctttttgtccaGCGCTCAGTTTCGGCAGCTTTAGCGCTGTTTGTGGACAGAAGCAGCTACGGCAGCCGCGACGGTCGCCTTTTGTGATTGGTTATGAAACAGGAAGTACTTCCTCTGGAGTGCTTGTCAACACAACATGGCCGGATTAACGGGCGAGACAGTCGCTGTTATTAGGACACATTCAAGGGGAAACGTCTATCTGATTGTTGTATAAAAGTGTCCAAGCTTCGCAGTCGGACCGGTGTATCCTGTGTTTACTGCGGGGCTTGTCTCATAGTAAGACAAGAGACAAGAGTGAAGACAGAATAATGCACAAGATCACAAGGGCGACGCTGGCCTTAAACGGACTTGGCCGGTGTTTTACTGCTGAAAAGCACTTGTCTGTTATAAAAATCGCCAGCCGAGGATTAGTGTGTGCAGGACATGGCAACGATTCTGGCAAGACTGAGGTTTATGATGTTATTATATCCGGGGGAGGGATGGTTGGATCTGCAATGGCATGTTCCCTAGGTGAGTGAGTCCTCCCACCACTTACTGAGTGACCACATTTAGCTGTGTTACCTAACTAATCAGCCAAAATCACAGTCAACACTACGCGATGTCCTCATTTAAACTTGCATCTCTTTAGGGAGACACAATCATAATAACGTTGTTTACTCTAAAATGTATCAAAACATCAAGTCTGAGATATTATGTAATAAGAAAAATCATTCATAATCAAACAGTGACACCATAGATGCCAAAAATAAACACTCACAGCAACACCACAATATTTTAACAACACATAACATGTTTAAGATTCAGTCTTGCTCCTGTGTTGTCATCTTTTatacaatgtttgtttttggcagGCCTGGATCCAAACTTGGAGGGTAAAAAGATTCTTCTACTTGAAGCGGGCAACAAGAAAGTGATTGACAAGGTCCCAGACACCTACAGCACCAGAGTCAGCTCCATCAGTCCAGGCTCCGCCACCCTCCTCAGCGGTAAAGTATACACTCATACAACCTGACACAAAGAATCAGCACTGTAGAATGGTTTATAATgaggatgtttttgtttttttgtcacattctTTTATGACAGGTGGcagacataaaataaatcaaaaagtTATTACTGTGGTGATTACCTTCCTACCTGTTTTATTAAGCTTGTGGTGCTCGAATATTGAATAGCTCCCACAAGGTAAGCCAGGGATCAGACACTGTCCTTTCACTGGGGCTTAGCTGGGATCATACTGCATCTGACCTCAACTGTCTGCCAGGCAGCAGTGGACAGTAACGgagaacatttactcaagtattgtacttaagtacagttttgtggtacttgtactttacttgagtatttccatttgatgctactttatacttccactccactgcatttcagagggaaatattgtactttctacttacttttcagatgaagatttgacacaatggataatataacaagcttttaaaatacaacacattgttgaaGATGAAACCAGTTGTTTCgaaactttttggcttttgacgtcttacaaaaagcagtgtgtagtcggggtcacatttcagatgtctatgagttgttaacagctcaaaccaaatagtgatttttccctctaaacttctcacatggtttaatttccataaatgttcaaatgatccaatatttcagcaaaaatcaaagattaaagaaaaagtcaaaaaactgaaaacagatttgtgtatcagaactttgttttttcttctttcctattCCATTagtcatctcacgacccctcagatttatctggtgaccctttggaggggaccgaccctaggttgggaaccattgGACTTAACTAGCTAACCATATAAAggagttcaaactagctccatctccagcagctacaacagcaacatgctgcctacacactgatgcttcagtattaataatctaatgatgtcatatataataatatatagtcagagggaccaaaccacgacttttactgcaatacttaaactacatcaagctgataatacttatgtactttatattataagtattatattattagtattatagtgttatttttcatacaggactttcatttgtaatggagtatttttacattgctgtattggtacttttactgaagtaaaagatctgaatacttcttccaccactgccccCAGGTGATACAGTTCACCTGGAATTTTCCTgacactgttttttaaaattatttctgCCATTAAGGATGCGAGTTTTTTTGCAGTCTATATTTAGGCACCCATTGAAAAAGGGAGTCAAAACAGATTTGATTTCAGGACCTGTAGCTTTAGCAAGGCTTAATGGACTCATCTGTTAAACACACTCTTTGTCTTAACATTTTCATGCTCTTAATGTACCATCTCAGGTCTAAAACCTGTGAAGAAATATCTAAATATGAGCATCAGTTCAGAcctgtatattttgttttatttttcagtaccTGTATGCACTGATACACACAACCATTGTTCTCACACTTACTTCTCACCAATGAGCCATATGACAGTTTACTCTTGAAAAAATACAGATTGATTTGCAGGTGTCTGTGATTTTGTGTACAGCCAAACTGAGTAGATTTTTCTCACCTGcacaccaaaaacaaacaaaagcgaGAGGCAGTGACATTGAAGCCAAAAGCCTTCCATATTCCCTCCTCCGATTCACTCACCAGGTACTCTTGCATCAGTAGTGaagtatttattgattttacagtGTTAAACCCTTTATCTGATCATAAACTTTTTAACTGAATGTTTAAAAGACCCCGATTGATTTGGTTATAATGCTGTAGTGCAGAGATTATGTAATGTGATACAAGGTTCTGACCTCATTGCCTCGCTCTGGTATGTGCACAAAGATAGCTAAAGGTATCTGAGGACTTGTCTCATGTTCATGGAACGCTGCCAGTCTCCTTCAGACTTGGCTGCATACCATTTACAGGTATTCACTGTAGCATTGTGCCATAGTTTCCTGTATTATCTTCAGTAAATATTTTGGTGTCtccagtatgttttaattactcAATAATTAACTTTACCACAAACTATGTCTTCCTTTAAAAAGTAACCATGCCTCTTGAAaaatatttgtccttttttctaTTCAAATTGTTTTATAACTGTTTGGAAATTTGTCTGTGCAAACGCAGGTATCGGTGCATGGGAGCACATCACAAAGATGAGATGCAAGCCCTATAAAAAGATGCAGGTATGTGGATCTTCATGGCACAATGACATTAAGTTGCTTTTTTTCATCTGCGCAACAGAGAGGGTAACTACCATTGTGCTTCAATGTCAAAAGTTCagaaaagtacaattttgagacaaacaaaaatagttAGAGCCTGCTGCAACACTGAGCATCTCCCAAAATCCCTCTGTTACACAACTTTAGTTTTTCTTCATATGTACTCCAGACTTTCTAATTTACTGGCATACTCTTATGTATTTCTGTCATCCATCACTCATAGTACCATGCAATTTGTGGAGAGAAAAATCTGTGACACTCAGCGTCTACTCAGTCATTCAGCTTAATGAACAAGCAGCACAGCTCTGTATCATATAATCATGTATACGGTATGTAATTGTTCGCATTAAAATGGCAAACAGTGGTTTCATGTAACATGCATTTTGTTCATTCCTTTGTGCAATCCATGCCATTTCAGTCGCTCTGCACAATCTGTGGCACAAGAAATGCCAAAGAACACAATTTAGATTTAGAAAAGTTCATCTCCTGTTACATTCAGAGTGCCAGATGACTCGCTGACCATGCAAAGTCTCATTTATTAAAACCATGTTTTCTATGAAGAAGAAATTATTTTGACGTTTTTTTAAATTGGCACTCATTCCCCTCGGTCTTCTAATTATGAAGATTCATGTGAACAACGGGAAGAAGATGAAAGATTAAGAGAGTGGTTGTTTGCTGCAAAGTGAACCCGCTTTACGGCTGCGGGTGCAGGCTCAGTCCCTCTTGTAAGATGTGGTCAGTGTGTACCAAACACTCGACCGCAGGGTTTCTCTCTGCGCCTAAGATGTCATCATGCAGTGCCTTAGAGTGATTATGGTAGCGTACCTCTCCCATTATACCTTTACTCTGCTACCACTTTTTTGGCTTGTTTTGCCGACTGAATCTCAGTCATATACATCTCTGCCATTGCACTGGAAAGTATGCGCTGCAGGTCAGCTCTAAATAACATTCTTTCCAAGCAATGAAATACTCTCTCACCTTAAATGTCCACTAAGCATTGAGGGTTTAGATTTGAAACAGACGGGAAACTCAGTTTTTGCCACTAAGGCATCAATTTGCCCggttttttctccataaagtTGCAAGGAAGTGTATTATTTAAATCTTGCGAGGATAGTTGTAAGTCATTCTTCCCCCAAAGCTGCATCATTTCGCTCAGcattaaacaaaaccaaaacaatttttGGGCTTTTCTCAGTAAATCTTTCTTCCCAACCACTTATCACAAGTTGCAAACCCACTGCCATTAGTGGTTTTCTGTAGGGTATATCCCCCTACTTTATGGCATGTTGGAAAAAAGTACTGCAGCAGCGTATTACTGCAGAATGATGGGTTGTGTCACCATAGTTACAACCCAGGAGAGGATTAACCTTGTACAAACACCTTTCAACCCCTCATGTTTAACTCAAATAGTGCTTTCAGGGTTGGAATTACAGTAGCCCAAAACTATATCTCATTCTGCTGCTTTTGGTCACGGATAAATATTGACTCGGCTCTGTAATGTTCACAAACATGtcatttgttatttgtgtttcCAAGAAAATGTTTGCAAAAATCCACATCACACAATGTCATTTGGTCCTCTACCCCAAGAGAGCTCCATCAAACTGAAGTCAGCCATCCAGCCAGAGGGGTGTTGGTGACCCTCATAGCTCTCTGGGTTTGATGTATGCAGGCTGTGCCAACCTCCGACAGAAGCTAACAACTTTGATGTGTTCAGCTCAATGAAGCAGTGCTTCTCTGCCCAGCTATATATAGGGAGAGGGGATGCATTTAAGGGTAGACTTGTAGACCGCAGGCATAATGGGCCTCTCATTTAGGTTTGGGATGCCTGCTCAGATGCCCTGATCACATTCGATAAGGAAAACCTTCAGGACGAGATGGCCTACATCGTGGAGAACGACATCGTTGTGGCTGCGCTCACTAAACAGCTGGACAGCTTGTCCGGTAAGCAAACGAATATCATTCATGATTTAAACATGAAGCCCCACACAGTAGCAGCACTCTGTAAGACCTCTTGATTCCTCTTCCTTCTGCCTAATGGACACTGAGTCTGGCAGCTAATGCCACCACATTTATTCCACCCTGTCCCTaggtttttgtttatttgtactcTCTCCTGGTGACTGTTTTTAAAGACAAGTTAAGCTCTTGGAGCCATCCATGTTTTTCCTGCAATTTCAATCAAAACctcacatttttgaaaaaatcaGAGCCCCGGCACTCTGAGAGGACACGTGAAGTGGTCCAGTGACCTATTTAAAGCTGCCATGTGCTCCCAGCTCTGCCACCTCTTAAGGCACTAAATCGCTGACAGGGTATAGTGCTGTATTGCTTTTGACATTAGACCAACTTTTGTGAGGTTCGCAAATAAAACTCAGCTCTGCTATGTGCTTGACTGTTAAAGTGGCATATTTATAAACAGTTTTCAACATTTTGCACCAAACAACGGATGTGTGGTTGCACGTTTCTGCCTCATGTGCCTCCCATCGGTCCGCTTCTTTCTCATTTTAGCCGTTTTGTTGTTATGCTCGAGACGCAGTACATGAGTGTGCCCCGCGCCAGCTGTTTTCAATGTAACCCTGCTCTCCAATCACTGGAAGCTCGTATTTGACATTCGTGTTCAGCAACCAGTAGCCATTCTGTGGATGGGTCCTGCTCCAAGTGGGCAAGAGCATGCGTAGGTCAGGATCCTTTCATGTTTGGGATGACCAACTGCTGATATTTTAGGGGGGGAGGGGCCGTTTTAGTGTAATATCCAACAAGCTGGCAGCATGTGCAAAGTGTGGCTTGGTGTACTCGTAGATAAACACTATTAGTCAGTGCAATGTGGCAGGCCAAGACCATTAAGGAGATTGTCAAATGTGAACTTCGGCAGCACCCATGTGCCAGGGAGGAAAACCAGTGGTGTTTTATGGGGTGGTTTATAGATCTTCCACTGCTTTGGCTGCAAGCAAACCATCCTCTCGTTTTTGAAGGAAAAAGTAGCAAAACACTGCTTTAGCTTgatgatacacacacaagagaAGATTGATCCCTTTTGTTGTGAAAGAGACACACCAGTTTCCATTGTATTTTAAGAAATACTGCTTTTTCCTTTGCTGCTGCTTTTATATTTACCAGTTTTGTGTCATTGTTGTTTGTCAGATAATGTGCAAGTTAAGTATAGGTCCAAAGTGGTGAAATATACGTGGCCCATGCCCCACCAGGCAGCAGACTCCATCCCATGGGTGCAGGTCACGCTGGCCAACGGTGAAACTCTTCAGACCAAGCTGCTGGTCAGTTGGATTCAATTACTCATAGTGCAAGTTATTCATTTgttctttgtccttttttgtttttaacctttcaatgtgtttttcagatCGGTGCCGATGGACCAAACTCCATGGTGAGGCGGGAATTAGGGATACCCACAGTCAAGTGGAATTATGACCAATCTGCTGTGGTTGCTGTGCTGCATTTGTCAGAGGTACGGAAGGAATATCACACTCATACGTACAGCCTAGTACTTCATATTTAATCATAATGCATGTATTGGATCATGTCCTTTGCGTTGTATTTATAATTTGCACACTCAAATATTTAAGAAAGCTGCATCACATGTTACTCTGTGAATTGGTTTTATCATAATAGTAATTTTAATGTCACATCTGTCAGGAGCACCCtttataatatatgatatatgtaattaaaatatatgcTATACAATACTTTACCACAGAATTTCAGtacaatatttaatttgatttaatttatgtGTCGGACAGCCCACAGAGAACAATGTCGCATGGCAGAGGTTCCTCCCAACAGGACCCATTGCGATGTTACCGGTAATATATCTACATTGTTTACTGTTATAGTTCTTTGGGAAATATGTCTGTCACAGAAGCTTTTGATAAAGCTTCCACGCTCTGTGCATTGCAGCTGTCGGACACAGAGAGCTCTCTGGTGTGGTCAACAAGTCATCGACTCgcagaggagctgctggagctggaCGAGGAGAGCTTCGTCGATGCCATCAACTCTGCCTTCGTAAGTGTCGCTCTCAACTTTAAACTGCTGATGCTGTATTTACAGTCAGATGCCACATCTGTCAGTAAGATGTCGCAACATTTTTGCGTGCAGTGCTCTGGATGTGGTATGGTTTCTCCGACAGATAGGTCATGAATTACTCACGTGTCgagctgttttcagtgacatttacaAACAATAGAGTCATTGTTTTGCCCAGACTTTATACAATACTAATATTTCACTGTGGTGATGATATAcctattcatttttttatgtttggaGAAACTCCTTTTTCCCAAGCTGGCTATTTTTACTGGGCCTGCTGATGGACGAGGTCACTATGGTTGAGTCACGTTTGGTTTCAGGCCTGGTTTGCTAATTAAACCTGTGGTCTCCCAGTGTCGACCATTACTGCATGGAATGTTTTTCAAACAGAGCTAATTCAACTGCATAGCCTGCCCGGCATCTTCTTTTAATTAGCCCAGCTCCCAAGGCTCTGCCAAACCAGTTAGTTAGGGAGGGGGTAAAAAAGCACTTTTGCTGGCCTGAAGCTTTGCTCCTATGACAGCTAATTTCTTTGTCCACTCAAAAGGATaatgtctgttttctctctcctctggccttgtttctttctgtgtcatcttgcctgtctgcctgtgtgcTAACAGTGGAGTAATGAGAACCAGTCAGAGCTGATCGAGAAGGCCGGCTCTCTGTTCCGCAGCGCCCTCTCAGCCATCATGCCGTCTGCAGGTTCACCTCGACAGCTCCCCCCAAGTGTGGCAGGGATCGGCCCAAAGACCCGGGTCATGTTTCCACTGGGCATGGGTCATGCATCAGAGTACATTAGGCACAGAGTTGCCCTCATTGGGTAAGATAATAATACTGAACCTGCACATTAACACTCTCTGCAAGTTAATATATAGATTAAAAAAGTCCTAAAAATCTGTTTGTCAAGTATACTTTTAAGCTGTTTGCTCATCCACAATCTTAAGCCTGACAAATATGGAATAACATATTCATGCCACACTGTACATAAAATAGCACACTGCGTGTTGAACGTGTTTACACAGAGAGGGatatgtttgtcttttcaggGACGCAGCCCATCGTGTCCATCCTCTGGCGGGTCAGGGAGCCAACCTGGGCTTTGGGGATGTGGCTTGCCTCACGCAGCTTCTGAGCCAAGCAGCCTTTACCGGGAAGGACCTAGGTCAGTGAGAACTCTAAACAGACACAAACGCTGCAACCATAGCACTGTGGTTTCTCCTAAGCTTTTTTCCATAACCCCAATGCATGCTGTTGATGTGAATTATAAAAAGCATCAGCTTTTCCGGCagaatttattttatatttttctgttcattctGCCAAGAACTATATGTAAGTTGCtgttcataaaaaacaaaaatcctgttatgtgttattgtgtttgtttttttcctctgttaaaTGTCCTGAAGTAAAAATAGCACCAGCATATTGACTTAATGGAGAAAACATATGAAAGTCATACACAAGCTTAAACCATGTTCTCAGTTTTTAACCCCcctgtctttttgtttgcttgttcaGGAGCGATTCAGCACCTGTTAGAATATGAAACCGACCGCCAGCGACACAATCTTCCCATGATGGCCGCCATTGACCTCATGAAACGTCTTTATTCCACTAACGCCCCTCCTGCGGTTTTCCTACGCACCTTCGGTCTGCAGGCCACCAACATGCTTCCGGCACTAAAAGTAAGTTCCCAACGTATCCGACTGCACATCCCAGTGAACCTGACGATCACGTAGATAATATCAACCACCTGTCAAACTGAAGCTCCGCCTCCACCCTGACCCTACCCTCCACCCTCTCTTTTCTGATTACACGGAGCTTTACTTTAGTGGTGTCTATAATTTCCAGGGTTCTGAACCTACTACTATGGTATCTAAGTTTAGCCCCAAATTTAGTGTTACCGAAAGTGTGTGGGTGGGGTGCAGGGCTGGCCCTGGGGCAGCGGACAGCGGTGTTGGCTTGTGTTTTCACACCCCTTTTACTACCGACCACTCATGTGAAATGACTTTATTCCCTACTAAGTGATTCAGACCAGCACTACTGTAACTTGTAAAGACATTTCACTATGGAGGCATAAAGTCGAATGTGACATTCTGTCCATATTAAACGTTGGGAGTTTACGGGTCTTGTATAGAGGTGTGCAAGAGCCATTCACTTGTACCAGGCTTTTAGGTAAGCATGATTCAAAGGTTAGGTGTTTTTCAGTTGATGTCTCTTTTGCCTCTGCAGGAACAGATCATGGCATTTGCAAGCAAGTGAAGCGTGTGTCATGCAGTGGTCGCCGAAGGATATCCAGTGACTGTGAGCTGTACAGGCTGTAAAAAATTGTGAATGTCAGAAAAACCCTAAAATAATAAAGATCTATTTTACTCTTCTGAGATTGTTTTTCTTGTATACACTTTAGTGCAAAATAAATCCACATTGACATATAGTGCAGTGCTCTGCAGGTTTCCAGAGCgcatcatacatacatataacatA
This window harbors:
- the coq6 gene encoding ubiquinone biosynthesis monooxygenase COQ6, mitochondrial; amino-acid sequence: MHKITRATLALNGLGRCFTAEKHLSVIKIASRGLVCAGHGNDSGKTEVYDVIISGGGMVGSAMACSLGLDPNLEGKKILLLEAGNKKVIDKVPDTYSTRVSSISPGSATLLSGIGAWEHITKMRCKPYKKMQVWDACSDALITFDKENLQDEMAYIVENDIVVAALTKQLDSLSDNVQVKYRSKVVKYTWPMPHQAADSIPWVQVTLANGETLQTKLLIGADGPNSMVRRELGIPTVKWNYDQSAVVAVLHLSEPTENNVAWQRFLPTGPIAMLPLSDTESSLVWSTSHRLAEELLELDEESFVDAINSAFWSNENQSELIEKAGSLFRSALSAIMPSAGSPRQLPPSVAGIGPKTRVMFPLGMGHASEYIRHRVALIGDAAHRVHPLAGQGANLGFGDVACLTQLLSQAAFTGKDLGAIQHLLEYETDRQRHNLPMMAAIDLMKRLYSTNAPPAVFLRTFGLQATNMLPALKEQIMAFASK